A single genomic interval of Antechinus flavipes isolate AdamAnt ecotype Samford, QLD, Australia chromosome 1, AdamAnt_v2, whole genome shotgun sequence harbors:
- the LOC127551994 gene encoding elongin-A-like: protein MAAESVLEVVERLQSRLARNPEPKMLLKHLKRLSDLPITVDILAETGVGKTVNDLRKYEQVGSFAKDLMARWKKLVPVAQEIERNNEPEEQDLERSCSRKRPRDVFPKEEEKEKEYQESWKASCSQPHSPDYQEKKRRKLSEFDRMPKTSHSGETREERKGWNKTSPLYTSDQELSDSSRVHSPQPSTSPQQLSMDYDQLPEEEEEQPVPHQKAGKSHSHAFQDRGLNSQERCLGEPQTRGPVSWSKEHKTSQKEKHRLDTREEKTFSLGQDKVSKAVSQEEGPRSSSGTSTKEKQTFSSTAKKERDKESGDSKKFLPPLEVASANHMKKTKHEDAQKSKLEKTKLSEDSFDVGKWKGEFSPKPKEKGGSDSLKTWEGKSKASNSDRKPPSHFPGAEEIDVDDDYEQPTMSFESYLNYDQPQRKKKKVVKTTTGVRAEKSHSKQNGSKADHKNSNNAIQKLPKMNESKAEKQHSGTSPAKLKKVSTDVTPTLPDIHLPTIQANFQPLPSPELIPSFQPKRKAVSSPHEEEEAGFPVRRMNSKMQVYSGSKCAYLRKMISLKEQCIRVLSNNIDSIYEVGSVPYSVLEPVLERCTPEQLYRIEECNHVLTEETDQLWKIHCHRDFKRETPEEFESWREMYLRLLDAREQRLLLLTKNIRAAHANRLKSRQVKMAFVNSVAKPPRDVRRWQEQFGTGGAAVPEKIYIKPTSCTSSSGYNCSNGSSSSSNGSSSSSNSSEEGQPYDGPNTSSAHSAPAVSSTVSCNPRKRPVKKPAPIMAKAIRAFKNRYSRR, encoded by the coding sequence ATGGCAGCGGAGTCGGTCTTGGAAGTGGTGGAGAGGCTGCAGTCGAGACTGGCCAGGAATCCCGAACCAAAGATGCTACTAAAACATCTGAAGAGACTCTCAGACTTACCTATCACTGTGGACATTTTGGCAGAAACAGGTGTTGGGAAAACAGTGAATGACTTGCGGAAATATGAGCAAGTAGGAAGCTTTGCCAAAGACCTAATGGCTCGATGGAAGAAGTTAGTCCCTGTTGCCCAGGAGATTGAAAGGAATAATGAGCCTGAGGAGCAAGACCTCGAGAGAAGTTGCTCTAGAAAACGTCCCCGAGATGTTTTTcccaaggaggaggaaaaggagaaggaatatCAGGAAAGCTGGAAGGCCTCTTGTAGCCAGCCACACAGTCCTGACTACCAGGAGAAAAAGCGTCGAAAGCTTTCAGAGTTTGATAGAATGCCTAAGACCTCACACAGTGGTGagacaagagaagaaagaaagggatggaACAAAACCTCCCCATTGTACACATCTGATCAGGAGCTATCTGACAGTAGTCGTGTTCACTCACCTCAGCCTTCCACAAGCCCTCAGCAGTTATCCATGGACTATGATCAACTCcctgaagaggaggaggaacagcCAGTACCACATCAGAAGGCTGGCAAAAGCCATAGTCATGCCTTTCAGGACCGAGGCTTAAATAGCCAAGAGAGATGCTTGGGTGAACCCCAGACTAGAGGCCCTGTGAGTTGGAGCAAGGAGCACAAGACTTCACAGAAGGAAAAGCATCGCTTGGATACAAGAGAGGAAAAGACCTTTAGTTTGGGTCAAGACAAAGTGTCTAAGGCTGTTTCTCAAGAAGAGGGCCCAAGGTCTTCCTCAGGAACCAGTACCAAGGAGAAGCAGACATTTTCTAGTACTGCCAagaaagagagggacaaagaAAGCGGTGATAGCAAGAAGTTTTTACCTCCCTTGGAGGTGGCTTCTgccaaccatatgaaaaaaacaaagcatGAGGATGCACAGAAATCGAAATTGGAAAAGACCAAGCTTAGTGAGGACAGCTTTGATGTggggaaatggaaaggagaattTTCTCCCAAGccaaaagagaaagggggatCTGACAGCTTAAAGACATGGGAAGGAAAATCCAAAGCCTCTAACTCGGACAGAAAACCACCAAGTCACTTTCCAGGGGCTGAAGAGATAGATGTGGATGATGACTATGAACAGCCCACCATGTCTTTTGAATCATACCTCAACTACGACCagccccaaaggaaaaaaaagaaggttgTTAAAACTACAACTGGGGTTCGTGCAGAGAAAAGTCACAGTAAGCAGAACGGTTCCAAAGCTGATCATAAAAACTCTAATAATGCCATTCAGAAACTCCCCAAGATGAATGAGAGCAAGGCAGAAAAGCAACATTCTGGAACCAGCCCTGCCAAACTAAAAAAAGTGTCCACTGATGTGACCCCAACATTACCAGATATCCACTTGCCTACTATTCAGGCCAATTTTCAGCCACTTCCTTCTCCTGAATTGATTCCCTCCTTTCAGCCAAAGAGGAAAGCAGTCTCCTCACCCCATGAAGAAGAGGAAGCTGGATTTCCTGTACGTAGGATGAATTCAAAGATGCAAGTCTATTCCGGTTCCAAGTGTGCCTACTTACGGAAGATGATATCCTTGAAAGAGCAGTGCATCAGAGTCCTCAGTAATAACATAGACTCAATTTATGAAGTTGGGAGTGTTCCCTATTCTGTACTTGAACCAGTTTTGGAAAGATGTACTCCTGAGCAACTCTATAGAATTGAGGAGTGCAACCACGTGTTAACTGAAGAGACTGATCAGCTGTGGAAAATTCACTGCCATCGAGACTTTAAGAGAGAGACACCAGAGGAATTTGAGTCTTGGAGGGAGATGTATCTACGACTCCTAGATGCTCGGGAGCAGCGACTGCTCCTGTTGACTAAGAACATCCGAGCAGCTCACGCCAACAGACTCAAAAGCCGACAAGTAAAGATGGCCTTTGTCAACTCTGTGGCCAAGCCGCCTCGTGATGTCAGGAGATGGCAGGAGCAATTTGGGACTGGAGGAGCGGCTGTTCCCGAAAAGATCTACATCAAGCCCACTTCCTGCACCTCCAGCAGTGGCTACAACTGCAGCAATGGAAGCAGCAGCTCCAGCAACGGAAGCAGCAGCTCCAGCAACAGCAGCGAGGAAGGGCAGCCCTACGATGGCCCGAACACCAGCAGCGCCCACTCAGCCCCAGCAGTCAGCAGCACGGTGTCTTGCAACCCCAGGAAACGGCCAGTTAAAAAACCTGCCCCAATCATGGCCAAGGCGATAAGGGCATTCAAGAACAGATACTCCCGGAGATAA